One part of the Leucobacter triazinivorans genome encodes these proteins:
- a CDS encoding phytoene desaturase family protein, with the protein MSSCRDAAVIGAGPNGLAAAVTLARAGVPVTVFEAAETIGGGTRTAEVVEPGVLHDVCSAIHPMALATGFFRAFELERRTGFVIPEASYANPLDGVHGGGADRAAIAYRDLGRTSDELGADGPAYARFYRPLLRRLDGVLDTALGGGMLRLPRDPRAALVTGLRTLEQATSFGSLRFREDAAPALVTGVAAHSVGRLPNPASAAVGAVLGALGHASGWAVPIGGSRAISDALAADLLAHGGRIETSHAITDVRQLGAYGVKIFDTSARGLVRIAGSVLPARYRRALGRFRYGAAAAKVDFVLDGPIPWRDARVAAAATVHLGGSRAETAAAEREVARGRHPARPYVLLAQTADFDPGRNPPGVNAVWSYTHVPSGSTRDVSSAVIGQIERFAPGFRDRIQGIRVTTAAQLAGYNRNYHGGDFSAGAITMRQLFARPVLSADPWRAPAEGIYLGSSSTPPGPGVHGLSGWYAARSALRHEYGLPSPELGLGQ; encoded by the coding sequence ATGTCGTCCTGTCGTGATGCCGCGGTGATCGGAGCGGGCCCCAACGGGCTCGCCGCTGCGGTCACGCTGGCCCGAGCCGGGGTCCCGGTGACGGTGTTCGAGGCGGCTGAGACCATCGGCGGGGGCACCCGCACAGCGGAGGTAGTGGAGCCCGGCGTGCTGCACGACGTCTGCTCGGCGATCCATCCCATGGCACTCGCCACGGGCTTCTTCCGGGCGTTCGAACTCGAGCGACGCACGGGGTTCGTGATCCCCGAGGCGTCCTACGCGAATCCGCTCGACGGCGTTCACGGGGGAGGGGCGGATCGCGCGGCGATCGCCTACCGGGACCTCGGGCGCACGAGCGATGAGCTCGGTGCAGACGGACCCGCCTACGCGCGCTTCTACCGGCCGCTGCTGCGCCGCCTCGACGGCGTCCTCGACACCGCGCTCGGCGGTGGGATGCTGCGACTTCCCCGCGATCCGCGCGCGGCGCTCGTGACCGGCCTGCGCACCCTCGAGCAGGCCACCTCCTTCGGGAGCCTGCGATTCCGGGAGGATGCCGCACCGGCGCTGGTCACCGGTGTCGCCGCGCACAGCGTCGGCCGCCTGCCGAACCCGGCTTCAGCTGCGGTCGGGGCGGTGCTCGGAGCGCTCGGTCACGCGAGCGGGTGGGCGGTACCGATCGGCGGATCCCGGGCCATCAGCGATGCGCTGGCCGCCGACCTGCTGGCGCACGGCGGCCGCATCGAGACGTCGCACGCGATCACCGACGTGCGCCAGCTCGGGGCCTACGGGGTGAAGATCTTCGACACCTCGGCGAGGGGGCTGGTGCGCATCGCCGGGTCGGTGCTCCCGGCGCGATATCGGCGTGCGCTCGGCCGCTTCCGCTACGGCGCCGCCGCGGCGAAGGTCGACTTCGTGCTCGACGGGCCGATTCCGTGGCGAGACGCGCGTGTCGCCGCTGCCGCCACCGTGCACCTCGGCGGCAGCCGGGCGGAGACGGCGGCAGCTGAGCGGGAGGTGGCGCGCGGCCGGCACCCCGCGCGTCCGTACGTGCTGCTGGCGCAGACCGCCGACTTCGATCCCGGCCGCAACCCTCCCGGAGTCAACGCGGTCTGGAGCTATACCCACGTGCCCAGCGGTTCGACCCGGGACGTCTCATCAGCGGTGATCGGCCAGATCGAGCGCTTCGCGCCCGGCTTCCGCGATCGGATCCAGGGCATTCGCGTGACCACGGCCGCTCAGCTCGCGGGCTACAACCGCAACTATCACGGCGGCGATTTCAGCGCGGGGGCGATCACCATGCGCCAGCTCTTCGCGCGCCCCGTCCTGTCTGCGGACCCCTGGCGCGCACCCGCGGAAGGCATCTACCTGGGCTCCTCGTCGACGCCGCCCGGCCCCGGTGTGCACGGACTCTCCGGCTGGTACGCCGCACGCTCGGCGCTGCGGCACGAGTACGGGCTCCCCTCGCCCGAGCTGGGTCTCGGGCAATAG
- a CDS encoding ABC transporter ATP-binding protein, with protein MAEKQVNPQTEEFELPDDYQPDPDDWFGDQPTKKAKHFWPAAKRLIGLLAPEKWLFSFVVLLVIGSVALTVIAPKVLGQAMDVVFNGVLGKQLPAGVPLEQVIAGARADGNVQFADMLEGTNVVPGQGIDFGLLSRLIIAVLALYLVASFLMWLQGFLLNRLVMRIIYRLREEIEAKINRLPLSYFDGRQRGDVLSRVTNDVDNIQQALQQAFSQLVQSVLTVIGIAAMMFIVSWQLALIALIALPLSAIIAGVVGVRAQKLFVAQWKHTGDLNGHIEESFTGHELVRIFNRDAEMIEEFDRRNEGLFNAAYRAQALSGTIMPSMQFVQYLSYVLIAVVGALRVTAGQMTLGDVTAFIQYSREFSQPISEMAGMANMLQSGVASAERTFELIDAEEQDPDTASARLPERAEGHVEFEDVSFRYLPDQPLIEHLSLEARPGHTIAIVGPTGAGKTTLVNLIMRFYELNGGRILLDGTDITDLSRAELRGHVGMVLQDAWLFEGSIRENIRYGRLDATEEEVVEAARATMVDRFVRQLPDGYDTVISENASSLSAGERQLLTIARAFIANPSLLILDEATSSVDTRTEVLVQQAMRALRADRTSFVIAHRLSTIRDADTILMMENGSIVEQGAHDELLRRKGAYFALYQAQFAGEDAEERAEELLTGSVPTAAGPVAATTGSVDVVGAAE; from the coding sequence ATGGCCGAGAAGCAGGTGAATCCGCAGACGGAAGAATTCGAGCTGCCCGACGACTACCAGCCCGACCCCGACGATTGGTTCGGAGACCAGCCGACGAAGAAGGCGAAGCACTTCTGGCCTGCCGCCAAGCGCCTGATCGGGCTGCTCGCGCCGGAGAAGTGGCTGTTCTCGTTCGTCGTGCTCCTCGTGATCGGATCGGTGGCGCTCACCGTCATCGCGCCCAAGGTGCTCGGACAGGCGATGGACGTCGTCTTCAACGGCGTGCTCGGCAAACAGCTGCCCGCGGGCGTGCCGCTCGAGCAGGTGATCGCGGGCGCCCGAGCCGACGGCAACGTGCAGTTCGCCGACATGCTCGAGGGAACGAACGTCGTGCCCGGCCAGGGGATCGACTTCGGCCTGCTCAGCCGGTTGATCATCGCCGTGCTGGCGCTCTATCTCGTCGCCTCGTTCCTCATGTGGCTGCAGGGCTTCCTCCTCAACCGCCTCGTGATGCGCATCATCTATCGGCTGCGCGAGGAGATCGAGGCGAAGATCAATCGGCTGCCGCTCAGCTACTTCGACGGGCGCCAGCGAGGCGACGTGCTCTCGCGCGTCACGAACGACGTCGACAACATTCAGCAGGCGCTGCAGCAAGCGTTCTCGCAGCTGGTGCAGTCGGTGCTGACCGTGATCGGCATCGCCGCGATGATGTTCATCGTCTCGTGGCAGCTCGCGCTCATCGCGCTCATCGCGCTGCCGCTGTCGGCCATCATCGCCGGGGTGGTCGGCGTCCGCGCCCAGAAGCTCTTCGTGGCGCAGTGGAAGCACACGGGAGACCTCAACGGGCACATCGAGGAGTCGTTCACCGGGCACGAGCTCGTGCGCATCTTCAACCGCGACGCCGAGATGATCGAGGAGTTCGATCGCCGCAACGAGGGGCTCTTCAACGCCGCCTACCGCGCTCAGGCACTCTCCGGCACCATCATGCCGTCGATGCAGTTCGTGCAGTACCTCAGCTACGTGCTCATCGCCGTGGTCGGTGCCCTGCGCGTGACTGCGGGGCAGATGACGCTCGGCGACGTCACCGCGTTCATCCAGTACTCGCGCGAGTTCTCGCAGCCCATCAGCGAGATGGCGGGAATGGCGAACATGCTGCAGTCGGGGGTGGCCTCGGCAGAGCGCACGTTCGAGCTCATCGACGCAGAGGAGCAGGATCCCGACACCGCCTCGGCGCGGCTGCCCGAGCGCGCCGAGGGGCACGTGGAGTTCGAGGACGTGTCGTTCAGATACCTCCCGGATCAGCCGCTCATCGAGCACCTCTCGCTGGAGGCCCGGCCCGGCCACACGATCGCGATCGTGGGCCCGACAGGCGCCGGCAAGACCACGCTGGTCAACCTCATCATGCGGTTCTACGAGCTGAACGGGGGCCGGATCCTGCTCGACGGAACCGACATCACGGATCTCTCGCGGGCCGAACTCCGCGGGCACGTGGGCATGGTGCTGCAGGACGCGTGGCTGTTCGAGGGATCGATTCGCGAGAACATCCGGTACGGCCGTCTCGACGCGACCGAGGAAGAGGTGGTCGAAGCCGCGCGGGCGACGATGGTGGATCGCTTCGTGCGCCAGCTGCCTGACGGCTACGACACGGTGATCTCGGAGAACGCGTCGTCGCTCTCCGCCGGCGAACGACAGTTGCTGACCATCGCGCGCGCGTTCATCGCGAACCCGTCGCTGCTGATCCTCGACGAGGCCACGTCGTCGGTCGATACGCGCACCGAGGTGCTCGTGCAGCAGGCGATGCGGGCGCTGCGCGCAGATCGCACGTCGTTCGTGATCGCCCATCGGCTCTCCACGATCCGCGACGCCGACACCATCCTCATGATGGAGAACGGCAGCATCGTCGAGCAGGGTGCTCACGACGAGCTGCTGCGGCGGAAGGGCGCCTACTTCGCGCTCTATCAGGCACAGTTCGCGGGCGAGGACGCCGAAGAACGGGCCGAGGAACTGCTCACCGGGTCGGTCCCGACGGCCGCGGGCCCGGTCGCTGCGACCACGGGCTCCGTCGACGTCGTCGGCGCGGCGGAGTAG
- a CDS encoding ABC transporter ATP-binding protein: protein MALISLALRHAKKYWPFIVAVLVLQLLSTIAALWLPSLNAQIIDRGIARGDTDFIWRTGGFMLIVSLGQLVTAVAAVYFGARTSMGVGRDLRREVYRKVDSLSTLEATKFGAGTLITRGTNDVQQIQMLVLMTLNFMVSAPIMAIGGIIMALREDAGMSWLVWLSVAVLAVIVSFLVWLLLPLFRQMQERVDSINSVLREQIMGIRVVRAFVREDFEVERYRVANRNITDVSVRVGNIFVLMFPVIMMVLHVATAAVLWFGGHRVDQGLVEVGSLTAFLQYLLQILIAVMMGVFMTMMIPRAVVCAERIRELLDTESTLAFPDAETAPTPDAGRVEFSGVTFGFPGAEKPVITDVSFVAEPGKTTAIIGSTGSGKSVLLNLMLRLYDPQEGSITVDGVPVSALTRAQLAATASLVPQRPYLFSGTIGSNLRFGRSDASDDDLWEALRVAQGDDFVREKEHGLDEPVSQGGTSVSGGQRQRLSIARALVARPRVYLFDDSFSALDVATDAKLRAALPDATRGATTIIVAQRVSTITEADQILVIEAGELVGRGTHEQLLETNEVYREIVRSQLEEAEVA from the coding sequence GTGGCCCTCATCTCACTCGCGCTCCGTCACGCCAAGAAGTACTGGCCCTTCATCGTGGCGGTTCTCGTGCTGCAGCTGCTCTCGACCATCGCAGCGCTCTGGCTGCCCAGCCTCAACGCGCAGATCATCGATCGCGGCATCGCGCGGGGCGACACCGACTTCATCTGGCGCACGGGCGGCTTCATGCTGATCGTGTCGCTCGGCCAACTGGTCACGGCCGTCGCGGCAGTCTACTTCGGCGCACGCACGTCGATGGGCGTGGGTCGCGACCTCCGCCGCGAGGTCTACCGGAAGGTCGATTCGCTCAGCACGCTCGAGGCGACGAAGTTCGGCGCGGGCACCCTGATCACGCGCGGCACCAACGATGTGCAGCAGATCCAGATGCTCGTGCTCATGACCCTCAACTTCATGGTCTCGGCGCCGATCATGGCGATCGGCGGCATCATCATGGCACTGCGGGAAGACGCGGGCATGTCCTGGCTGGTCTGGCTCTCGGTCGCCGTGCTCGCGGTGATCGTCAGCTTCCTGGTCTGGTTGCTGCTGCCGCTGTTCCGCCAGATGCAGGAGCGAGTGGACTCGATCAACAGCGTGCTCCGCGAGCAGATCATGGGGATCCGAGTCGTGCGCGCCTTCGTGCGGGAGGACTTCGAGGTCGAGCGCTACCGGGTGGCCAACCGCAACATCACCGATGTGTCGGTGCGAGTGGGCAACATCTTCGTGCTGATGTTCCCGGTCATCATGATGGTGCTGCACGTCGCCACTGCGGCGGTGCTCTGGTTCGGCGGGCACCGTGTGGACCAGGGGCTCGTCGAGGTGGGCTCGCTCACCGCGTTCCTCCAGTACCTGCTGCAGATCCTCATCGCGGTGATGATGGGCGTCTTCATGACGATGATGATCCCTCGCGCGGTCGTCTGCGCGGAGCGGATCCGGGAGCTGCTCGACACGGAGTCCACGCTCGCCTTCCCCGACGCGGAGACGGCGCCGACGCCGGACGCGGGGCGGGTCGAGTTCTCCGGAGTGACCTTCGGGTTCCCTGGGGCCGAGAAGCCGGTCATCACGGACGTGAGCTTCGTCGCAGAACCCGGAAAGACCACGGCCATCATCGGGTCGACGGGGTCTGGCAAGTCGGTCCTGTTGAACCTCATGCTGCGCCTCTACGACCCTCAGGAGGGATCGATCACCGTCGACGGCGTTCCCGTGTCCGCGCTCACCCGGGCGCAGTTGGCCGCGACCGCGAGTCTCGTGCCGCAGCGGCCCTATCTGTTCTCGGGCACCATCGGGTCGAACCTCCGGTTCGGGCGCAGCGACGCGAGCGACGACGATCTCTGGGAGGCGCTGCGAGTGGCTCAGGGCGACGACTTCGTGCGTGAGAAGGAGCACGGGCTCGACGAACCGGTCTCCCAGGGCGGCACCAGCGTTTCCGGCGGCCAGCGCCAACGCCTGTCGATCGCCCGGGCGCTCGTCGCGAGGCCTCGGGTCTACCTTTTCGACGACTCGTTCTCAGCGCTCGACGTGGCGACCGACGCGAAGCTCCGGGCCGCGCTTCCCGATGCCACCAGGGGCGCGACGACCATCATCGTCGCGCAGCGGGTCTCCACGATCACCGAGGCGGATCAGATCCTCGTGATCGAGGCGGGAGAGCTCGTGGGGCGCGGCACCCACGAGCAATTGCTCGAGACGAACGAGGTGTACCGCGAGATCGTGCGCTCGCAGCTCGAAGAGGCGGAGGTGGCGTGA
- the rplL gene encoding 50S ribosomal protein L7/L12: MAKLSTEELLEQFKELTLIELSEFVKAFEETFDVSAAAPVAVAAAPAAGGAAEAVEEKDEFDVVLESAGDKKIQVIKVVRELTGLGLGEAKALVEEAPKNVLEGAKKEAAEEAKAKLEEAGAGVKLV, encoded by the coding sequence ATGGCTAAGCTTTCGACCGAGGAGCTGCTCGAGCAGTTCAAGGAGCTCACCCTCATCGAGCTCTCCGAGTTCGTGAAGGCCTTCGAGGAGACCTTCGACGTCTCGGCCGCCGCCCCCGTGGCCGTCGCCGCTGCTCCGGCAGCCGGTGGCGCCGCTGAGGCCGTCGAGGAGAAGGACGAGTTCGACGTCGTCCTCGAGTCGGCCGGCGACAAGAAGATCCAGGTCATCAAGGTCGTGCGCGAGCTGACCGGCCTGGGCCTGGGCGAGGCGAAGGCCCTCGTCGAGGAGGCTCCCAAGAACGTGCTCGAGGGCGCGAAGAAGGAGGCCGCCGAGGAGGCCAAGGCCAAGCTCGAGGAGGCCGGCGCGGGCGTCAAGCTCGTCTGA
- the rplJ gene encoding 50S ribosomal protein L10 has translation MATKDATVADLQRKFEESDAVLLTEYRGLTVAQLRDLRNSIREHATYAVAKNTLTKIAANNAGITAFDDELAGPSALAFVHGDTVAVAKALRDFAKAHPLLVVKAGYFDGNALTAAEVGKLADLESREVLLAKAAGAMQAALVGAAQLFNALPAKAARGFGALQEKQDA, from the coding sequence ATGGCTACGAAGGACGCTACGGTCGCCGATCTTCAGCGCAAGTTTGAAGAGTCGGACGCCGTTCTGCTGACTGAGTACCGCGGTCTCACGGTTGCCCAGCTGCGGGATCTCCGCAACAGCATCCGAGAGCACGCGACGTACGCTGTGGCGAAGAACACGCTGACCAAGATTGCGGCCAACAACGCCGGGATCACCGCTTTCGATGACGAGCTCGCCGGCCCTTCGGCGCTCGCCTTCGTGCACGGTGACACCGTCGCGGTCGCAAAGGCTCTGCGTGACTTCGCTAAGGCACACCCTCTGCTGGTGGTGAAGGCGGGCTACTTCGATGGCAACGCCCTGACCGCTGCTGAGGTAGGCAAGCTTGCCGATCTGGAGAGCCGCGAGGTGCTGCTGGCCAAGGCCGCAGGCGCCATGCAGGCCGCTCTGGTCGGCGCTGCGCAGCTGTTCAACGCACTGCCCGCCAAGGCCGCACGCGGCTTCGGCGCGCTGCAGGAGAAGCAGGACGCGTAA
- a CDS encoding response regulator transcription factor produces MDSQALKRADGGKIRALVVDDEESITQLVAMALRYEGWDVDTASTGQEALDKIKSFEPDVAVLDIMLPDFDGMQLLARLRSAGEMFPVLFLTALDSVEDRVNGLTAGGDDYVVKPFSLEELIARLRGLVRRSQLTLAQQPDPVLRVGDLTLNEDSYDVERGGEPITVTNTEFELLRYLMRNPNRVLSKAQILDRVWAYDFSGKSTVVELYISYLRKKIDSGREPMLHTVRGAGYMLKPVS; encoded by the coding sequence ATGGATTCGCAGGCACTGAAGCGAGCAGACGGCGGCAAGATCCGCGCTCTGGTGGTCGACGACGAGGAGTCGATCACGCAACTGGTGGCGATGGCGCTGCGCTACGAGGGGTGGGATGTCGACACCGCGTCCACCGGCCAGGAGGCGCTCGACAAGATCAAGTCGTTCGAGCCGGACGTGGCGGTGCTCGACATCATGCTGCCCGATTTCGACGGGATGCAGCTGCTGGCGCGCCTCCGCAGCGCGGGGGAGATGTTCCCCGTGCTGTTCCTCACCGCTCTCGACTCCGTCGAGGATCGCGTCAACGGCCTCACCGCCGGCGGCGACGATTACGTCGTCAAGCCATTCAGCCTCGAGGAGCTGATCGCCCGGTTGCGCGGGCTCGTGCGCCGCTCGCAGCTGACGCTCGCGCAGCAGCCGGATCCGGTGCTGCGGGTGGGCGACCTCACGCTCAACGAAGACAGTTACGACGTGGAGCGGGGCGGGGAGCCGATCACGGTCACCAACACCGAGTTCGAGCTGCTCCGATACCTCATGCGCAATCCGAATCGAGTGCTGTCGAAGGCCCAGATCCTCGACCGTGTGTGGGCATACGACTTCAGCGGCAAGTCCACCGTCGTCGAGCTGTACATCTCGTACCTGCGCAAGAAGATCGACTCGGGCCGCGAGCCCATGCTCCACACGGTCCGCGGCGCGGGCTACATGCTCAAGCCCGTGAGCTGA
- a CDS encoding YqaJ viral recombinase family protein: MPSYLSRVVTDGTDRMAWMRARARGITATDVAKLSTQRSIESAAHEKLHGSRFTGNAYTTHGKAREPEIASWVLREHGIAPSQALFHAERDLRHLATPDGLAQRDTGTIELAEIKTTNKEWRSIPRNYLRQVWWQQYVLGAERTLMVWERHEDFVPVGDPECRWVDRDESEIERLVTLASQLIDVLIARTS, from the coding sequence ATGCCGAGCTACCTGAGTCGAGTCGTGACCGACGGCACCGATCGCATGGCCTGGATGCGCGCACGCGCACGCGGGATCACCGCCACCGACGTGGCCAAGCTCTCGACGCAGCGCTCGATCGAATCCGCGGCCCACGAGAAGCTGCACGGCAGCCGTTTCACGGGAAACGCCTACACGACGCACGGCAAAGCGCGCGAACCGGAGATCGCATCGTGGGTGTTGCGCGAGCACGGGATCGCCCCCAGCCAGGCGCTGTTCCACGCCGAGCGCGACCTGCGGCACCTGGCCACGCCCGACGGCCTCGCGCAGCGCGACACCGGAACGATCGAGCTCGCCGAGATCAAGACCACGAACAAGGAGTGGCGCTCGATCCCGCGCAACTACCTGCGCCAGGTCTGGTGGCAGCAGTACGTGCTCGGCGCCGAGCGCACGCTCATGGTGTGGGAGCGGCACGAAGACTTCGTGCCGGTCGGCGACCCGGAATGCCGATGGGTGGACCGCGACGAGAGCGAGATCGAACGCCTCGTGACTCTCGCGAGCCAGCTCATCGACGTGCTCATCGCCCGCACGAGCTGA
- a CDS encoding PH domain-containing protein translates to MSTPRSVTAEVESILGPAPAGYTQPEAVVLRFRRHGWRLAPPVIALAAVAAAAGYWVGNLPEAWMNLLAAGVAVLLGLLLGVLPVLAWLAHRTTITTRRVIVRRGLFVHQRSELALGRVREVKTRRGVLQRVRGAGDIELLHGAESLRLDDLPGVQGIADALRELVERNYVHATRLEQRLAASVAGAAPAPGGSLDAGAGPDPDPDSARGFF, encoded by the coding sequence ATGTCCACCCCGCGCTCGGTCACGGCCGAGGTCGAATCGATTCTCGGCCCCGCTCCTGCCGGCTACACGCAGCCCGAAGCCGTGGTGCTCCGATTCCGGCGCCACGGGTGGAGACTCGCACCGCCGGTGATCGCGTTGGCGGCCGTGGCGGCCGCGGCCGGGTACTGGGTGGGCAACCTGCCCGAAGCCTGGATGAACCTGCTCGCCGCGGGGGTCGCCGTGCTGCTGGGCCTGCTGCTCGGGGTGCTGCCGGTGCTCGCCTGGCTCGCGCATCGCACCACGATCACGACGCGACGTGTGATCGTTCGCCGCGGACTGTTCGTGCATCAGCGTTCGGAGCTCGCGCTCGGGCGGGTGCGCGAGGTGAAGACCCGGCGCGGCGTGCTGCAGCGGGTGCGGGGTGCCGGCGATATCGAGTTGCTCCACGGCGCCGAGAGTTTGCGCCTCGACGACCTCCCCGGGGTGCAGGGCATCGCAGACGCGCTCCGCGAGCTCGTCGAGCGCAATTACGTGCACGCCACGCGCCTGGAGCAGCGTCTCGCGGCGTCGGTCGCGGGTGCAGCACCCGCTCCTGGAGGGTCGCTCGACGCGGGCGCGGGTCCCGATCCGGATCCCGATTCCGCGCGCGGCTTCTTCTGA
- a CDS encoding flotillin family protein → MFLASPAIVGIFGAVIALVLVALVIIKRYRIAKPDEAIIVTGGKGKEVVDATGKRSRDLSGQKVVTGGGVFVLPFVQKSFTISLRSRRLSITTEAQTTDGITIQAQAVAVVKVGGTQEMIRAAAQRFLSNSDEIDESTQEVLSGSLRSIIGGLTVLQIIRDRAVVAQSVLEAAEEALTKQGLVVDTLQIQEIRDGADYIANIGRPEAAKVRQAADIAETNAYQASQEAKIAAEQVLVDRNRELKLRQAAVQVETDKATAQASAAEPLEQAIQQQAIVEQQQITAQKEVSLKTEQLNADVRAVAEAEAYRVEALARAEAAASVSAAEGRAKAVEREGLASRAARIAASEALEAEGRAEAAAIEAKGTAEAAAIDARARALETQSQAVLAQELIHLLPEIAGEYAQAIGAIDSMTVVSADGTSKVAGEAMGNIKGLLEMAKDTVGVDLVGMLNGAVTGGVTGAAAGRAAANAEGRGRDADRSARATGAEGIGAEDSGAGETGASGDGPSETARGLASAASAAADDAAAAAAEAASAAGSAARRAGAAASERLSASGDSSQADRAE, encoded by the coding sequence ATGTTCCTCGCAAGCCCGGCGATCGTCGGCATCTTCGGCGCGGTCATCGCACTGGTGCTCGTGGCGCTCGTCATCATCAAGCGATATCGCATCGCCAAGCCGGACGAGGCGATCATCGTCACCGGGGGCAAGGGCAAGGAGGTGGTCGACGCCACCGGCAAGCGCTCGCGCGACCTGTCGGGGCAGAAGGTGGTCACGGGCGGCGGCGTCTTCGTGCTGCCCTTCGTGCAGAAGTCGTTCACCATCTCGCTCCGCTCGCGCCGTCTCTCGATCACCACCGAGGCGCAGACCACGGACGGAATCACCATCCAGGCCCAGGCTGTGGCGGTCGTGAAGGTCGGCGGCACGCAGGAGATGATCCGGGCCGCGGCGCAGCGCTTCCTCTCGAACTCGGACGAGATCGACGAGTCGACGCAGGAGGTGCTCTCCGGCTCGCTGCGCTCGATCATCGGCGGACTCACGGTGCTGCAGATCATTCGGGATCGCGCGGTCGTCGCCCAGAGCGTGCTCGAGGCGGCCGAGGAGGCGCTCACCAAGCAGGGCCTCGTGGTCGATACCCTGCAGATCCAGGAGATCCGCGACGGCGCCGACTACATCGCGAACATCGGGCGCCCCGAGGCCGCGAAGGTGCGCCAGGCCGCAGATATCGCCGAGACCAACGCGTATCAGGCGTCGCAGGAGGCCAAGATCGCTGCCGAGCAGGTGCTGGTCGACCGCAACCGCGAGCTCAAGCTCCGCCAGGCCGCCGTGCAGGTCGAGACCGACAAGGCGACCGCGCAGGCGTCAGCGGCCGAGCCGCTCGAGCAGGCGATCCAGCAGCAGGCCATCGTCGAGCAGCAGCAGATCACCGCTCAGAAGGAGGTCTCGCTCAAGACCGAGCAGCTCAACGCCGACGTGCGCGCCGTCGCCGAGGCCGAGGCGTATCGCGTCGAGGCCCTCGCTCGAGCCGAGGCCGCCGCATCCGTCTCCGCAGCCGAGGGCCGCGCGAAGGCGGTCGAGCGCGAGGGGCTCGCGAGCCGTGCCGCCCGTATCGCGGCGTCCGAGGCGCTCGAGGCCGAGGGCCGCGCGGAGGCCGCGGCGATCGAGGCCAAGGGCACCGCGGAGGCGGCCGCCATCGACGCCCGTGCGCGTGCGCTCGAGACGCAGTCGCAGGCCGTGCTCGCGCAGGAGCTCATCCATCTGCTGCCCGAGATCGCGGGCGAGTACGCGCAGGCCATCGGCGCGATCGACAGCATGACCGTGGTCTCGGCCGACGGCACCTCGAAGGTCGCCGGCGAGGCGATGGGCAACATCAAGGGGCTGCTCGAGATGGCCAAGGACACGGTGGGGGTCGACCTGGTCGGAATGCTCAACGGTGCCGTGACCGGCGGGGTCACCGGCGCGGCAGCCGGGCGGGCGGCGGCCAACGCGGAGGGCCGTGGCCGTGATGCCGATCGGAGCGCCCGGGCGACCGGCGCCGAGGGCATCGGCGCCGAGGATTCCGGCGCCGGCGAGACCGGCGCATCGGGAGACGGGCCGTCTGAGACCGCGCGGGGCCTGGCATCGGCCGCGTCGGCCGCAGCGGACGACGCGGCCGCGGCCGCCGCGGAGGCCGCCTCGGCCGCGGGGAGCGCGGCGCGCCGCGCCGGCGCCGCGGCCTCGGAGCGGCTGAGCGCCTCCGGCGATTCGTCGCAGGCGGACCGGGCAGAATAG